Proteins encoded in a region of the Cytobacillus pseudoceanisediminis genome:
- the hemH gene encoding ferrochelatase, translated as MGKKTVGLLVMAYGTPYKEEDIERYYTHIRRGRKPSEEMLEDLRSRYEAIGGISPLAEITKDQAEKLEQHLNEIQDDYEFKMYLGLKHIEPFVEDAVRQMHEDGIEEAVSIVLAPHFSTFSVKSYNGRAKEEAEKLGGPVIKSVESWYKEPKFIKYWADRVKETFDKMPAEEKDSAVLIVSAHSLPEKILQSGDPYPHQLQETADLIAVQAGVKNYAVGWQSAGNTPEPWLGPDVQDLTRDLYENKSYKAFVYAPVGFVSDHLEVLYDNDYECKVVTDELGASYYRPEMPNSQPEFIDAMSDAIFKLLNR; from the coding sequence ATGGGTAAAAAGACAGTTGGTTTACTTGTAATGGCTTATGGAACTCCCTATAAGGAAGAAGACATTGAGCGTTACTATACACATATCCGCAGGGGAAGAAAGCCTTCTGAGGAAATGCTTGAAGATTTAAGAAGCAGATATGAAGCGATTGGCGGAATATCACCGCTTGCAGAAATTACTAAAGATCAGGCTGAAAAACTTGAACAGCATTTAAATGAAATTCAGGACGATTATGAATTCAAAATGTATTTAGGATTAAAACATATTGAACCTTTCGTAGAAGATGCAGTTAGACAAATGCATGAGGATGGGATTGAAGAGGCTGTCAGCATTGTTCTTGCACCTCATTTCTCAACCTTTAGTGTAAAATCATATAACGGCAGAGCCAAAGAAGAGGCTGAAAAGCTTGGCGGTCCTGTTATAAAATCAGTTGAAAGCTGGTATAAAGAGCCTAAGTTTATCAAATATTGGGCTGATCGTGTAAAGGAAACATTCGATAAAATGCCTGCTGAAGAAAAAGATTCAGCTGTGTTAATTGTTTCTGCACACAGTTTGCCGGAAAAGATTCTGCAATCAGGGGATCCATATCCGCATCAGCTGCAGGAAACAGCTGACCTGATTGCCGTACAGGCTGGCGTCAAAAACTATGCCGTTGGCTGGCAAAGTGCAGGAAACACACCTGAACCATGGCTTGGTCCTGATGTGCAGGATTTGACAAGGGACCTATATGAAAACAAGAGCTACAAGGCATTTGTGTATGCTCCTGTCGGCTTTGTTTCAGATCATCTTGAAGTGCTGTACGACAATGACTATGAATGCAAAGTTGTCACTGATGAGCTTGGTGCAAGCTATTACCGTCCAGAAATGCCAAATTCACAGCCAGAGTTTATTGATGCGATGTCTGATGCCATTTTTAAGTTGCTGAATAGATAA
- a CDS encoding sensor histidine kinase — translation MMRKAGIRYWFVQSFIMMAIISSLIFFVGLQVYLFYNPESPMTIKSTFSLFLYALTILLLTGAYFGLKGSYLIKGRLGDILLFVSTLRSGKYADRMESYEKDEIGLISDELNQLAENIQEQVFSMQRLADEKSILAQTAHSAAVMEERQRLARDLHDVVSQQLFALSMMSSAALRVFDLDSDKAREQLNEISQIAAKAQGEMRALLLHLRPVQLSDDRLCDGIIKLIQELKAKTNIDFNASIDEIENLSKAAEEHLFRIVQEALSNVLRHADAGNIKITLTEEEDYIYLFIADNGKGFNPHKERITSYGLKTMRERCEEVGGIFKIRSKKNEGTYIDIKIPAKGERLK, via the coding sequence ATGATGAGAAAAGCCGGGATCAGGTATTGGTTTGTACAGAGTTTTATTATGATGGCCATTATAAGTTCATTAATCTTTTTTGTCGGATTACAGGTGTATCTATTTTATAATCCTGAATCGCCAATGACGATAAAGAGCACCTTCTCGCTTTTTTTGTATGCTTTAACCATTTTACTTCTTACAGGAGCCTACTTTGGACTTAAGGGCAGCTACTTAATTAAAGGCAGGCTCGGTGATATTTTATTATTTGTTTCAACATTAAGGAGCGGCAAGTATGCTGATCGGATGGAATCCTATGAAAAAGATGAGATAGGGTTAATTTCAGATGAACTGAATCAGCTGGCGGAAAATATCCAGGAGCAGGTTTTTTCCATGCAGCGGCTAGCTGATGAAAAGTCTATCCTGGCACAAACAGCCCATTCAGCTGCTGTGATGGAAGAGAGACAGCGCCTGGCAAGGGATCTGCATGATGTAGTGAGCCAGCAGCTTTTCGCTTTGAGTATGATGTCTTCAGCTGCCCTAAGAGTTTTCGATTTAGATAGCGACAAAGCAAGAGAGCAGTTAAATGAAATCTCTCAAATCGCTGCGAAAGCGCAGGGGGAAATGAGGGCGCTTCTTCTCCATTTGAGACCCGTGCAGCTGAGTGATGACAGGCTATGCGATGGAATTATTAAGCTGATACAGGAGTTAAAGGCAAAGACAAACATCGATTTTAATGCAAGCATTGATGAGATTGAAAATCTTTCAAAAGCAGCGGAAGAGCATTTGTTTCGGATTGTGCAGGAAGCCCTATCCAATGTACTCCGCCATGCTGATGCAGGGAATATAAAAATAACCTTAACGGAAGAAGAAGATTACATTTATCTTTTTATTGCTGATAATGGAAAAGGCTTTAATCCTCATAAAGAGAGGATCACCTCCTATGGGCTGAAGACAATGAGGGAACGCTGTGAAGAAGTTGGAGGAATATTCAAAATACGTTCTAAGAAAAATGAAGGAACCTATATAGATATTAAAATTCCGGCAAAAGGGGAGAGGCTGAAATGA
- the liaF gene encoding cell wall-active antibiotics response protein LiaF — MRYRSVNQIIFAVTLSAVGVLLLLMNIGVISLEIKEVFVVIYPFILLAAGLHYLLSYMLKKSRSGMFPGLFLIVFSFLLILDRFEVTEFRFMEIWKLWPLFLIFFGINILLKRDRLKIHFEQDFPADIYEKNKGAAEKKVINISKYESPQPLKNIRGFSIGDVDFKQPNWSLEPMDLYTMIGDYFIDFSKAFIPEKETSVIVRGWIGDVKMIIPENIPVMIQSNINIGDIRIFDQKTGDINRSLQYKSPGYDEASRKLRIAVQVKIGSIRIDKV; from the coding sequence ATGAGATACAGGTCAGTTAATCAGATCATCTTCGCGGTAACTTTATCAGCAGTTGGAGTTTTGCTTCTCCTTATGAACATAGGTGTCATTTCCTTGGAAATAAAAGAGGTATTTGTCGTAATTTACCCCTTTATTTTATTGGCTGCAGGACTCCATTACCTGCTGTCATACATGTTGAAGAAAAGCCGGAGCGGAATGTTTCCCGGGTTATTTCTAATAGTATTTTCTTTTCTATTAATCCTTGATCGTTTTGAAGTAACTGAATTTAGGTTTATGGAAATATGGAAACTTTGGCCCCTGTTCCTTATTTTTTTCGGCATTAATATTTTATTGAAACGAGATCGTTTGAAGATTCATTTTGAACAGGATTTCCCAGCGGATATATATGAAAAAAACAAGGGTGCAGCGGAGAAGAAGGTTATTAATATATCAAAATACGAAAGCCCGCAGCCGCTTAAAAATATAAGAGGTTTTTCGATTGGCGATGTGGATTTTAAACAGCCAAATTGGTCTCTGGAGCCAATGGATTTATATACAATGATCGGTGATTATTTTATTGATTTCAGCAAGGCCTTCATCCCGGAGAAAGAGACATCTGTCATTGTAAGAGGGTGGATTGGGGATGTAAAAATGATCATTCCTGAAAACATTCCCGTGATGATCCAGTCAAATATTAATATAGGGGACATTCGCATTTTTGATCAAAAGACAGGTGACATTAACCGCAGTCTTCAATATAAGTCGCCCGGTTACGATGAAGCATCAAGAAAGCTGAGAATCGCTGTACAAGTAAAAATTGGATCCATCCGGATCGATAAAGTATAG
- a CDS encoding LITAF-like zinc ribbon domain-containing protein, which yields MNETKGQQIIHCPQCGENKVKSTASAFKSMLTLGILACVTIIGIPIGIILIISAFVMKHSKKRLIFRCQECKHDFKVNDNTYDDYLKAIGQ from the coding sequence ATGAACGAAACAAAAGGTCAGCAAATCATCCACTGTCCTCAATGCGGAGAAAATAAGGTGAAAAGTACGGCATCTGCATTTAAAAGTATGCTTACTTTAGGAATATTGGCTTGTGTTACGATCATTGGAATTCCAATCGGAATAATTTTAATCATTTCTGCCTTTGTAATGAAACACTCTAAGAAGAGACTTATCTTTCGTTGCCAGGAATGTAAGCATGATTTTAAAGTGAACGATAATACATATGATGACTATCTAAAGGCTATTGGGCAATGA
- a CDS encoding helix-turn-helix domain-containing protein → MGDNMYGSIGINLRMLRFEKNKTQKEVAEATGIYNRKLSYYECNKINPSLEDLEKLARYYGVPVEKIKDVIY, encoded by the coding sequence TTGGGTGATAACATGTATGGAAGCATAGGTATCAATTTAAGAATGTTAAGGTTCGAAAAGAACAAGACTCAAAAAGAAGTAGCAGAAGCTACTGGGATTTATAATAGAAAACTCAGTTACTACGAATGTAACAAAATTAATCCCTCCCTGGAGGACCTTGAAAAGTTGGCGAGATATTATGGAGTACCCGTGGAGAAAATAAAAGATGTAATATACTAA
- a CDS encoding M23 family metallopeptidase, whose protein sequence is MLNKRFLLMAVTLILFVTSLGITTPTKAAGNSCQPYIWPAQGTLTSGFGNRSGGFHYGIDIAKSGSVPVRAAYAGIVSEAYNSSSYGNVVMIEHRGGTAETVYAHLSSFSVKKGDVVSPSQQIGYMGNTGDSSGQHLHFETHSGLWNGSKSNAVNPIPLLPDSTTSDICWDGLMMNKGQVGRLTILKPIKLWKREADGSLTYARGLNPAEVYRVYGYDDKHGGQYSVGGGYYVTNMAGYVKYETPSQWRKDALKEYYGE, encoded by the coding sequence ATGTTGAACAAACGATTTTTACTTATGGCAGTAACTTTGATTTTATTTGTTACATCTTTAGGAATTACTACCCCTACAAAAGCTGCGGGGAACTCTTGTCAACCTTATATTTGGCCAGCTCAAGGAACTTTGACATCAGGATTCGGGAATAGATCAGGTGGCTTTCACTATGGTATTGACATTGCAAAGTCCGGTTCTGTTCCTGTAAGAGCTGCATACGCTGGAATTGTCTCAGAGGCGTATAATAGTTCTAGCTATGGTAATGTGGTAATGATTGAGCACAGGGGTGGGACAGCAGAAACAGTTTATGCTCACTTATCGAGCTTCTCGGTAAAAAAAGGAGATGTCGTAAGCCCCTCACAGCAAATTGGCTATATGGGTAACACCGGGGATTCTTCTGGTCAGCATTTACATTTTGAAACTCACAGTGGCTTATGGAATGGATCAAAATCCAACGCAGTGAATCCAATTCCATTGCTTCCAGACTCAACTACTTCAGATATTTGTTGGGATGGCTTAATGATGAATAAAGGCCAGGTTGGTCGTTTAACAATCTTAAAACCTATTAAGCTATGGAAACGCGAGGCAGATGGTAGTCTCACTTATGCTAGAGGATTAAACCCTGCTGAAGTTTACCGTGTTTATGGGTATGACGACAAACATGGCGGCCAATATAGTGTTGGTGGAGGCTACTATGTAACAAATATGGCAGGCTACGTTAAGTATGAAACACCTTCACAATGGAGAAAAGATGCCTTAAAAGAATACTATGGCGAATAA
- a CDS encoding N-acetylmuramoyl-L-alanine amidase gives MVKVFIDPGHGGTDPGAVGNGLQEKNLTLQIATRIKDILTLEYDNVSIQMSRTGDQTVSLSERTNAANVWGADFLLSVHINAGGGTGYEDYVYPGVGAPTTTYQNNIHSEVIKLVDFYDRGKKQADFHMLRESAMPALLTENGFIDNANDAAKLKSSTFIENLARGHVNGIVKCFNLSKKNSAVYHTVVSGDTVYSLSRTYGSSIQQIRDWNNLDANYTIYVGQVLRVK, from the coding sequence ATGGTAAAAGTATTTATTGATCCAGGACACGGCGGAACAGATCCAGGTGCAGTTGGAAACGGACTACAGGAAAAGAATTTAACACTTCAGATTGCTACACGTATTAAGGATATTTTGACCCTTGAATATGATAATGTTTCAATTCAAATGAGTCGTACTGGAGATCAGACTGTTTCCTTATCTGAACGTACAAACGCAGCCAATGTATGGGGAGCTGATTTCTTATTGTCAGTTCATATTAACGCAGGCGGCGGTACAGGATATGAAGATTATGTTTACCCAGGAGTAGGGGCGCCTACAACGACTTACCAAAATAACATCCATTCAGAGGTAATTAAGCTCGTAGATTTCTATGATAGAGGTAAGAAGCAGGCTGATTTTCATATGTTAAGGGAATCTGCAATGCCGGCCCTCTTAACGGAAAATGGATTTATCGATAATGCCAATGATGCAGCTAAATTAAAATCAAGTACCTTTATTGAAAATCTTGCCCGCGGCCATGTGAATGGGATTGTGAAATGCTTTAATCTTTCTAAGAAGAACTCAGCAGTCTATCACACTGTTGTCTCTGGTGATACTGTTTATTCTCTAAGCAGAACTTACGGTAGTTCAATTCAGCAGATTAGAGATTGGAATAATCTAGATGCAAATTACACTATTTATGTAGGGCAAGTGCTTCGTGTAAAATAA
- a CDS encoding phage holin translates to MINWKIRFKNPVFLSQLFLAFFAPILGYFGLTAQDLTTWGSVFNLLTGAISNPYVLFLIVVSVWNALNDPTTRGIEDSQQAKRYQWPK, encoded by the coding sequence ATGATTAATTGGAAAATACGATTTAAAAACCCTGTGTTTCTCTCACAGCTATTTCTCGCATTCTTTGCTCCAATACTCGGATATTTTGGTTTGACGGCACAGGACCTCACTACTTGGGGTTCTGTTTTTAATTTGTTAACTGGTGCAATTTCAAATCCTTATGTTTTGTTTTTGATTGTGGTAAGTGTGTGGAATGCCTTAAATGATCCAACAACAAGGGGTATCGAGGATAGTCAACAAGCTAAACGATATCAATGGCCAAAATAA
- a CDS encoding hemolysin XhlA family protein, producing MTQEAGTLDIWQESVRKDIEDMKGDIRRLQDKTLLQDQSIQNIQGDLKEIKEDTKWLKRTITTALITATIVAIVGGSIAIVFEVFKA from the coding sequence GTGACACAGGAGGCGGGCACATTGGATATTTGGCAAGAGTCAGTTAGAAAAGATATAGAGGATATGAAAGGTGATATTCGCCGATTGCAGGATAAGACATTACTGCAAGATCAGTCCATTCAGAACATCCAGGGTGATTTAAAGGAGATAAAAGAGGATACCAAGTGGCTTAAGCGTACTATTACTACTGCACTAATTACAGCTACAATTGTCGCCATTGTGGGTGGTAGTATAGCAATTGTATTTGAGGTATTTAAAGCATAA
- a CDS encoding phage tail spike protein, which produces MIHVVDGLTDKILSVIDIGEFWNDIHHKSLRDSMETYDFLTFGDKQFASHLGKRNRVIIPDEDGRYLEFIISNARKYRSGQGGLFTSVKSNASYLELRKAKVISPGKRSSQSLSILVTLAVGGTEWRAGRLEGYGTRTIDIEKHTDPYSLLQMISTEFNLELQFRIEVRSNRIVGRYVDLVQRVGEWRGREVEFGQDLIGIERNEDTDNILTALVGIGPEREDGTRLEVMVSDSDAWQRWGRIDPATGQRAHIIEKYEPQSNDQDMTVEMLTTLTENELKKRINAIVEYTAEAVDLENILGNKNKKVRFGDTIRVKDSKFEPPIYLDARVHTQERSISDPSKKKFLLGDFIEYSEEDIHALWNSMQLEIQRKLAKLLIVNVESSAGDVFKNGVGTTTLSARVFLTGTEVDADGDLYSYSWTKHDKDGLRDMVFARAGKSMAVASSDVDTKATFFVDIGFQGEVIQTGQFTIVDLYDGQDGEQGPAGPQGPKGEQGPQGLQGLQGPKGDKGIQGPPGEDGISSYTHIAYANSSDGTVGFSVSDSTNKEYIGVYVDNIPDDSTDPGSYKWTLFKGADGAEGLPGPKGADGKTPYFHTAWANNATGTSGFSTTDATGRTYIGTYTDFTAADSSDPSKYTWQLVKGEKGDTGPQGPQGIQGLQGPKGDQGIQGPKGTDGLSSYTHIAYANSADGRTGFSVSDSTNKLYIGIYVDNIAADSTDPTKYAWTLIKGADGEQGLPGPAGADGRTPYFHTAWATNSTGTSGFSTTSSVGKTYIGTYTDYTAADSTDPSKYNWVLMKGEKGETGAQGPQGTPGFALTWNVNGVTVDDQNRLFKPTGSGTWTGEAYSTESYISGAFLTFKPAQNNQSIMFGLNTDPTTNVSYTSLDYAFYLQSNGNVGIYESGSSRGSTFATYSAGDVFAITYDNVNIRYYHNGNLLRTVAAPANLVLHVDSSFNGVKSTYQIYDIYFSPLGSKGDTGPTGPKGPTGATGPQGPQGPNIVDSTTQIEANVIKANHIDVSNLSAIVANLGKVTAGELTGVKLETDDGLGSKVIINNGEIEAFRNGNKIAAINKLGFWIFDDQVNGAGVGIIRDERDTGNGTLSLGIHSFRDELRLGFMESDGTTSRSWYRASKDLERTEIYGTNIAGVDRGRLIMRATKDGNTDGLIPSIALNNYTTGGGTSNPTYWSGVSIVTGRDNSTPNASNKRFGFEVWQYRGTGNGADIQMMRLDTDTDGTTYAAFYTDKSYLPRPLLRADNNQYYWAAGVQISSYIEGIHGVQNANNVFFVDELIVTCDAGQTTGYRDYNFSGAENIFHVQAQVSGNNSYRFAAAVYNQSGSGFRIHLNRVVGDTSNSYSIPVRLLILFEP; this is translated from the coding sequence ATGATTCATGTAGTGGACGGTTTAACAGATAAAATACTGTCCGTCATTGACATTGGTGAATTTTGGAATGATATTCATCATAAATCGCTCCGGGATTCAATGGAAACGTATGACTTTCTTACGTTTGGGGATAAGCAGTTTGCAAGTCATTTAGGAAAAAGAAACCGAGTTATTATCCCTGATGAAGACGGCAGATACCTTGAATTTATTATTAGTAACGCGAGAAAATACCGAAGTGGACAAGGTGGTCTATTCACATCGGTCAAATCAAATGCATCGTATTTAGAACTCCGGAAAGCAAAAGTAATATCACCTGGTAAACGTTCGTCACAATCACTATCTATACTTGTAACACTAGCAGTCGGAGGTACTGAATGGCGGGCAGGCAGGCTTGAAGGATATGGAACACGGACAATTGATATTGAAAAGCATACAGATCCTTACTCGCTTTTACAGATGATTTCGACTGAATTTAACTTGGAACTGCAGTTCCGTATTGAAGTCAGATCTAACAGAATTGTTGGAAGGTATGTTGACCTGGTTCAGCGTGTAGGTGAGTGGAGAGGACGCGAGGTAGAATTTGGCCAAGATTTAATAGGCATTGAGCGCAACGAGGACACGGACAATATCCTCACTGCTCTTGTGGGTATCGGGCCCGAACGTGAAGATGGTACCCGTTTAGAAGTGATGGTTTCTGATTCTGATGCATGGCAGCGATGGGGCAGGATAGACCCTGCGACTGGTCAGCGGGCTCACATCATCGAAAAGTACGAGCCACAGTCAAATGATCAAGACATGACAGTGGAAATGCTGACCACGCTGACTGAGAATGAGCTAAAGAAGAGGATTAATGCAATTGTCGAGTATACAGCTGAAGCGGTTGACCTTGAGAATATACTTGGGAATAAAAATAAAAAGGTTCGTTTTGGCGATACGATTCGTGTTAAGGATTCAAAGTTCGAGCCTCCGATTTACCTTGATGCCCGTGTGCATACTCAGGAGCGTTCAATAAGCGATCCATCGAAGAAAAAATTCTTGCTTGGTGATTTCATCGAGTACAGCGAGGAAGACATTCACGCACTCTGGAATTCGATGCAGCTTGAGATTCAGCGCAAGTTGGCAAAGTTGCTTATCGTTAATGTTGAATCCTCTGCAGGTGATGTGTTTAAGAACGGAGTCGGCACCACAACTTTATCAGCTCGTGTTTTTCTAACCGGAACCGAGGTAGATGCAGACGGAGATCTTTATTCATACAGCTGGACTAAGCATGATAAAGACGGTTTACGCGATATGGTGTTTGCACGTGCAGGAAAGTCTATGGCAGTTGCGTCTTCTGATGTAGACACAAAAGCAACATTTTTTGTGGACATCGGTTTCCAGGGAGAAGTGATTCAAACAGGCCAATTTACCATTGTTGATTTATATGATGGACAGGACGGCGAGCAAGGTCCTGCAGGCCCCCAAGGTCCTAAAGGGGAACAAGGTCCACAAGGATTGCAGGGTTTACAAGGACCGAAAGGTGATAAGGGTATTCAAGGACCGCCAGGCGAAGACGGGATATCATCGTACACCCACATTGCCTACGCCAACAGCAGTGACGGAACGGTCGGATTCTCGGTTTCTGATTCAACTAACAAAGAATACATTGGGGTTTATGTTGATAACATCCCCGATGATTCAACGGATCCTGGTTCATATAAATGGACACTTTTTAAGGGCGCCGATGGTGCTGAAGGACTTCCCGGGCCTAAGGGTGCAGATGGTAAAACTCCATATTTTCATACCGCATGGGCTAATAATGCTACAGGTACATCAGGGTTTAGTACGACTGATGCAACTGGCAGAACGTATATTGGAACCTATACCGATTTTACGGCAGCAGACTCTAGTGACCCATCAAAATATACTTGGCAGTTAGTTAAAGGAGAAAAAGGAGACACAGGCCCTCAAGGACCACAGGGTATACAAGGGCTGCAAGGTCCCAAGGGTGACCAAGGTATTCAAGGGCCAAAGGGTACTGATGGCCTTTCTTCTTACACTCATATTGCCTATGCAAATAGTGCGGATGGACGAACAGGGTTTTCTGTGAGTGATTCTACTAATAAATTGTATATTGGTATCTATGTAGATAATATTGCTGCAGATTCAACGGATCCAACTAAATATGCCTGGACTCTGATAAAGGGAGCTGATGGGGAACAAGGTTTGCCTGGTCCTGCTGGGGCTGATGGGAGGACTCCATACTTCCATACAGCGTGGGCCACTAATTCAACAGGGACATCAGGTTTCAGTACTACCTCTTCAGTAGGGAAAACTTATATCGGCACTTACACAGATTACACTGCTGCAGATTCGACAGATCCATCTAAGTACAATTGGGTGCTGATGAAGGGAGAAAAAGGAGAGACCGGAGCACAAGGACCTCAAGGCACTCCAGGATTTGCGTTAACTTGGAATGTAAACGGCGTTACTGTAGATGACCAAAACAGGCTGTTTAAGCCAACAGGAAGTGGAACTTGGACTGGTGAAGCTTATTCCACGGAATCTTATATTTCAGGAGCTTTCTTAACGTTTAAGCCAGCACAAAATAATCAATCTATAATGTTTGGGCTTAATACAGACCCTACCACCAATGTTTCCTATACATCTTTAGATTATGCCTTCTATCTACAATCAAATGGAAATGTCGGGATCTATGAAAGTGGCAGCAGCAGAGGTTCCACATTTGCCACTTATTCAGCTGGTGACGTATTTGCCATAACTTATGACAATGTGAATATAAGGTATTATCATAATGGGAATCTATTACGTACAGTAGCTGCTCCAGCAAACTTAGTTCTTCATGTAGACAGTTCCTTTAACGGTGTAAAGTCTACTTATCAAATTTACGATATTTACTTTAGTCCACTAGGAAGTAAAGGTGACACAGGACCTACAGGTCCAAAAGGCCCTACAGGAGCCACTGGTCCTCAGGGCCCTCAAGGCCCAAACATCGTTGACAGCACTACGCAAATCGAAGCTAACGTCATCAAAGCGAATCACATCGACGTATCGAATTTATCCGCGATTGTCGCCAATCTTGGTAAGGTTACCGCAGGTGAACTAACAGGTGTAAAGCTTGAAACTGATGATGGACTTGGAAGTAAAGTTATCATTAACAACGGGGAGATCGAAGCATTCCGAAATGGAAACAAGATAGCCGCGATTAATAAGCTAGGTTTCTGGATTTTCGACGACCAGGTGAACGGAGCTGGCGTGGGGATCATCCGAGACGAGCGTGACACCGGTAACGGAACACTAAGTCTTGGTATTCACAGTTTCCGCGACGAGTTACGGTTAGGGTTCATGGAAAGCGACGGCACAACATCAAGGTCTTGGTACAGGGCAAGTAAGGACCTCGAGAGGACGGAGATATACGGTACAAATATCGCAGGCGTCGACCGCGGTCGCTTAATAATGAGGGCTACTAAGGACGGCAATACGGACGGTCTTATCCCGTCTATCGCCCTTAACAACTACACGACAGGAGGGGGCACCTCTAATCCTACGTATTGGTCTGGCGTATCGATAGTTACCGGTCGAGATAACAGTACCCCAAATGCTTCAAACAAACGCTTTGGATTCGAAGTGTGGCAGTACCGAGGAACCGGAAATGGCGCGGATATACAGATGATGAGGTTAGACACCGACACAGACGGCACGACCTACGCTGCTTTCTATACGGATAAATCGTATCTACCTCGGCCATTACTTCGGGCAGATAACAATCAGTACTATTGGGCCGCGGGTGTCCAAATATCAAGTTATATCGAGGGCATTCATGGAGTTCAGAACGCCAACAACGTTTTCTTCGTCGATGAACTTATCGTCACCTGTGACGCAGGCCAAACTACCGGATATCGCGATTACAACTTCAGTGGTGCTGAGAACATCTTCCACGTACAGGCACAGGTGTCTGGAAATAACTCATACAGGTTCGCGGCAGCTGTCTACAATCAGTCTGGTTCTGGTTTCCGCATACACTTGAACCGCGTTGTAGGTGACACGTCGAATTCTTACTCCATCCCCGTACGCTTGTTAATTTTATTCGAACCTTAA
- a CDS encoding distal tail protein Dit, protein MEEELGEWLLTERPAPLIFDKRPNRTYYAVVDGSFDIEEALHIGQGIITFVCPDPYKYGEEKTDPFPEDGIITNSGSAETPPVINLEVTQKVTFAMVQKGVEEYMLIGEPAEVTTTPVDTRTSLLSEDGSTIGTWQPVVPGMGSSEGTIGYDGAGITAPSYGTGSSYHGPFVYKEVPLTGDFEVELRGQLLSGIPETGRVGFSLFDDQLQNIAMMNAVDIITSMHRKSAEGRVGPYVGDFVNYAVSSRNYRYEWENFPVYLRLRRTGDTFEFYVARVMGDGTHVNQLTQTWTTVDDAHRGKLKYVAIFIEKHGNSASPHTNRIDYIRVYSLSKAAIDQTPYIAYPGDIITFNHETRDILINGIDRTDLKAFGARYFMLNKGNNLLTLLPPGAFNPSVTFKVRFK, encoded by the coding sequence ATGGAAGAGGAACTTGGAGAGTGGTTGCTTACTGAAAGGCCTGCTCCTTTGATATTTGATAAAAGACCGAATCGAACTTATTATGCTGTGGTTGACGGTTCTTTTGATATAGAAGAAGCCCTTCATATTGGGCAGGGAATCATTACTTTTGTCTGTCCGGATCCATACAAATACGGAGAAGAAAAAACGGATCCCTTCCCTGAAGATGGTATTATCACAAATAGTGGTTCTGCGGAGACTCCCCCAGTAATTAACCTGGAAGTTACACAGAAAGTCACATTTGCTATGGTTCAAAAAGGTGTGGAGGAATATATGTTAATTGGTGAACCGGCAGAGGTCACAACCACTCCGGTCGACACTCGTACATCATTACTTTCTGAGGACGGATCTACAATCGGCACATGGCAGCCAGTGGTTCCTGGAATGGGATCATCAGAAGGAACGATAGGCTACGACGGAGCCGGGATCACTGCACCTTCTTACGGTACTGGTTCTTCATATCATGGTCCTTTTGTTTACAAAGAGGTGCCATTAACGGGCGACTTTGAGGTTGAGCTGAGAGGTCAGTTATTGTCAGGCATTCCGGAAACAGGTCGTGTAGGATTCTCTTTATTTGACGATCAATTGCAAAACATCGCGATGATGAATGCAGTTGATATTATCACTTCAATGCACCGTAAGTCAGCTGAGGGACGAGTTGGACCTTATGTCGGGGATTTCGTTAATTACGCAGTCAGCTCTCGTAATTACCGGTACGAGTGGGAGAACTTCCCAGTCTACCTAAGGTTAAGAAGGACGGGTGACACCTTCGAATTTTATGTGGCACGTGTTATGGGGGACGGTACACATGTGAATCAGTTAACCCAAACGTGGACGACAGTTGATGACGCACATCGTGGCAAGTTGAAATATGTTGCGATATTCATCGAGAAGCACGGAAACAGTGCATCACCCCACACTAACCGGATTGACTATATTCGAGTATACAGTTTATCAAAGGCAGCAATTGACCAAACGCCATACATTGCCTACCCAGGGGATATAATCACATTCAACCATGAAACCAGAGACATTTTGATCAACGGAATAGATCGCACAGATCTTAAAGCGTTTGGGGCTCGATACTTTATGCTCAATAAAGGAAATAACCTTTTGACGTTATTACCTCCAGGTGCATTTAATCCGTCTGTCACGTTTAAGGTGAGGTTTAAATGA